A window from Acropora palmata chromosome 14, jaAcrPala1.3, whole genome shotgun sequence encodes these proteins:
- the LOC141865532 gene encoding pancreatic lipase-related protein 2-like: MKSVLGLFILFSSLDLSQAVTVCYDKYGCFSDDPPFDNLLMALPSHPDSIDTSFVLYTNRNALNTREILAGEYSSISNSSFNPMHKVALIIHGFTQSGKDDWVKEMAGELLKKEQMNVIVVDWGQGSSMSTPYQNAAGNARLIGVQVALLIDVLSQEFNVSLEKFHIIGHSLGAHVGGFAAEKLRENGKLIGRITGMDPAGPGFEIDNTAARLDQSDAMFVDIIHTDVREGLLDMDSFGLKRPCGHVDFYPNEGQHQPGCEATNVVANAVDSYLENGQVSFHWLFGCNHMKSIAYFTASINNACTMTAFPCDNWDDFREGKCFFCQGDCPQMGYGADSYRGAKPVNLFLTTEENLFCVGDHYFSVTLLSDEQTQQSAIFQMLDNTMKIKLSGVYGDVETYEKRSVNAGNSSFALSSSQDIGKLLSITLEFQGSGFYLNDVIVYSVADNKRYKASFNERLESYFPYLAYSSFTRELHAVE, translated from the exons GTATTAGGCTTGTTTATTCTCTTTTCCTCCCTGGATCTTTCTCAAG CTGTCACTGTTTGCTATGATAAATATGGCTGCTTTTCAGACGATCCCCCTTTTGACAATCTATTGATGGCCTTACCCTCCCACCCCGATTCTATCGACACAAGTTTTGTCCTGTACACAAATAGGAATGCGCTTAACACTAGAGAAATCCTCGCCGGAGAATACTCTTCCATTAGCAATTCTTCATTTAATCCAATGCACAAAGTAGCGTTGATTATCCATGGCTTCACTCAAAGTGGAAAGGATGACTGGGTAAAAGAGATGGCCGGTGAACTTCTCAAAAAGGAACAAATGAACGTCATTGTAGTGGACTGGGGACAAGGGTCAAGTATGTCGACTCCCTATCAAAACGCCGCCGGAAACGCGCGTCTCATTGGAGTACAAGTGGCTCTTTTGATTGACGTGTTGAGCCAAGAGTTCAATGTATCATTGGAGAAATTTCACATCATTGGACACAGCTTAGGTGCTCATGTCGGCGGTTTCGCGGCTGAAAAGCTGAGAGAAAACGGAAAACTTATTGGACGAATCACAG GAATGGATCCCGCAGGACCAGGTTTTGAAATCGACAACACAGCTGCAAGACTGGACCAAAGTGACGCCATGTTTGTTGACATTATCCACACTGATGTAAGAGAAGGTCTTCTCGATATGGACTCATTTGGGCTTAAGCGACCCTGCGGTCACGTGGATTTCTACCCGAATGAAGGGCAACATCAACCAGGCTGCGAGGCAACAAACGTAGTAGCGA ACGCAGTGGATTCCTACTTAGAAAATGGtcaagtttcttttcattggctattcggCTGCAATCACATGAAATCGATTGCCTACTTCACAGCATCTATCAACAACGCATGCACCATGACCGCCTTTCCCTGTGATAACTGGGACGATTTCCGCGAAGGGAAGTGTTTCTTTTGCCAAGGAGACTGTCCTCAGATGGGATATGGCGCTGACAGTTACCGTGGGGCTAAGCCAGTGAACCTCTTTCTGACAACAGAGGAGAATTTATTCTGCG TTGGAGATCATTATTTTAGCGTGACTTTGCTGTCAGATGAACAAACCCAACAATCAGCCATTTTTCAAATGCTCGACAATACAATGAAAATCAAGTTATCTGGTGTCTATGGAGATGTGGAAACGTACGAGAAAAG GAGTGTTAATGCTGGAAACTCCAGTTTTGCCCTTTCTTCGTCTCAGGACATTGGTAAATTACTATCCATTACACTGGAATTCCAAGGCTCTGGATTTTACTTAAACGATGTCATTGTATATTCAGTTGCAGACAACAAGAG GTACAAAGCTTCCTTTAACGAGCGTCTGGAGAGCTATTTTCCATACCTTGC